A DNA window from Labilithrix sp. contains the following coding sequences:
- a CDS encoding DEAD/DEAH box helicase family protein, with protein MSAPVTLRFENGTLALLGAAKDDDRLPSMLAWDARAACHRAPAMAYAPTVLALRRAGIEYVDEARKYGEVAGALVHREPRPYQSEALAAWKKAQGRGVVVLPTGAGKTQVATMAIDDRKRSTLVVAPTLELVRQWYDVLRATFGVPVGVVGGGDHVVHPITVTTYDSAHLHMEHLGARFGLLVFDEVHHLPSASYALAAKLSLAPFRLGLTATPERADGLEAALDRLVGPVVYHRAIGELAGEYLAEYETERVEVDLTPEERAEHDAERKIYRDFVGMNHISMSSPRGFGEFVMRSARSAEGRRAMKAYRRQRELAFAATAKLVWLEHLLDQHRSDRTLIFTQDNATAHLIARRFLVPVITHQTKVTERSEILAAFAAGDYTAIATSKVLNEGVDVPEANVAVVLSGSGSVREHVQRLGRILRQREGKRALLYEVVTKQTTETFTSDRRREHDAYR; from the coding sequence CTGAGCGCGCCTGTCACTCTTCGGTTCGAGAACGGAACCCTCGCCCTCCTCGGAGCGGCGAAGGACGACGACCGTCTCCCGAGCATGCTCGCGTGGGACGCGCGCGCGGCGTGCCATCGCGCGCCGGCGATGGCGTACGCGCCGACGGTCCTCGCGCTCCGCCGCGCCGGCATCGAGTACGTCGACGAAGCGCGCAAGTACGGCGAAGTGGCGGGCGCGCTCGTGCACCGCGAGCCGCGGCCGTACCAGAGCGAGGCGCTCGCGGCGTGGAAGAAGGCGCAAGGCCGCGGCGTCGTCGTGCTCCCCACCGGCGCGGGCAAGACGCAGGTCGCGACGATGGCGATCGACGACCGGAAGCGCAGCACGCTCGTCGTCGCGCCGACGCTGGAGCTCGTGCGGCAGTGGTACGACGTGCTCCGCGCGACGTTCGGCGTGCCGGTCGGCGTCGTCGGCGGCGGCGATCACGTCGTCCACCCGATCACGGTGACGACCTACGACTCGGCGCACCTCCACATGGAGCACCTCGGCGCGCGCTTCGGCCTCCTCGTCTTCGACGAGGTCCACCACCTCCCGAGCGCGAGCTACGCCCTCGCCGCGAAGCTGTCGCTCGCGCCCTTCCGCCTCGGCCTCACCGCGACGCCGGAGCGCGCCGACGGGCTGGAGGCCGCGCTCGATCGCCTCGTCGGCCCCGTCGTCTACCACCGCGCGATCGGCGAGCTCGCGGGCGAGTACCTCGCCGAATACGAGACGGAGCGCGTCGAGGTCGACCTCACGCCGGAGGAGCGGGCGGAGCACGACGCGGAGCGGAAGATCTACCGCGACTTCGTCGGCATGAACCACATCTCGATGTCGTCGCCGCGCGGCTTCGGCGAGTTCGTGATGCGGAGCGCGCGCAGCGCGGAGGGCCGCCGCGCGATGAAGGCCTACCGCCGCCAGCGCGAGCTCGCCTTCGCCGCGACCGCGAAGCTCGTGTGGCTCGAGCACCTCCTCGATCAACACCGGAGCGATCGCACGCTCATCTTCACGCAGGACAACGCCACCGCGCACCTCATCGCGCGCCGCTTCCTCGTCCCCGTCATCACGCACCAGACCAAGGTGACGGAGCGGAGCGAGATCCTCGCCGCCTTCGCCGCCGGCGACTACACCGCGATCGCGACGTCGAAGGTCCTCAACGAAGGCGTCGACGTCCCGGAGGCAAACGTCGCGGTCGTCCTCTCCGGCTCCGGCTCCGTGCGCGAGCACGTGCAGCGCCTCGGCCGCATCCTCCGCCAGCGCGAGGGCAAGCGCGCGCTCCTCTACGAGGTCGTGACGAAGCAGACGACGGAGACGTTCACGAGCGACCGGAGGCGCGAGCACGATGCTTACCGCTGA
- a CDS encoding alpha/beta hydrolase: MPMRPVVVPFLERRVRDALVRRGVVSRPVRTPAGRIHLYDARGTGPLPAIVILHGISASATGFAAIMMRLRAQAKRVIVPDYPGHGLSDEPSVRLTFDTLLDAVTGALDGVLGAEDFVLVGNSLGGVVALDYAVKRASQCRGVVLLSPAGAQSSREEFAELVGAFGVKDRRDALRFMARVYHRVPLAAQLIAHELPGTVQRRGVQDLFGSVTHENVVPAEELARLTMPILFAWGASERLLPDSHLAWWQKNLPPHAVIERPEGWGHCPHFDQPAGVAERIASFLRDRA, from the coding sequence ATGCCGATGCGTCCGGTCGTCGTTCCGTTCCTCGAGCGGCGCGTGCGCGACGCGCTCGTGAGGCGCGGCGTCGTCTCGCGTCCGGTCCGCACGCCAGCGGGGCGCATTCATCTCTACGACGCGCGCGGCACCGGTCCATTGCCGGCGATCGTGATCCTGCACGGCATCTCGGCGTCGGCGACGGGCTTCGCCGCGATCATGATGCGCCTCCGCGCGCAGGCGAAGCGCGTCATCGTCCCGGACTACCCGGGGCACGGGCTCAGCGACGAGCCGAGCGTGCGCCTCACGTTCGACACGTTGCTCGACGCGGTGACGGGCGCGCTCGACGGGGTCCTCGGCGCGGAGGACTTCGTGCTCGTGGGCAACTCGCTCGGCGGCGTCGTCGCGCTCGACTACGCCGTGAAGCGGGCCTCGCAGTGTCGCGGGGTGGTGCTGCTGTCGCCCGCGGGCGCGCAGTCCTCGCGCGAGGAGTTCGCGGAGCTCGTCGGCGCGTTCGGGGTGAAGGACCGGCGCGACGCGCTCCGTTTCATGGCGCGCGTCTACCATCGCGTCCCGCTCGCCGCGCAGCTCATCGCGCACGAGCTGCCGGGGACGGTGCAGCGACGCGGCGTGCAGGACCTCTTCGGCTCGGTGACGCACGAGAACGTCGTGCCGGCGGAGGAGCTCGCGCGCCTGACGATGCCGATCCTCTTCGCGTGGGGTGCGTCGGAGCGGCTGCTCCCGGACTCGCACCTCGCGTGGTGGCAGAAGAACCTGCCTCCGCACGCGGTGATCGAGCGCCCGGAGGGTTGGGGGCACTGTCCGCACTTCGATCAGCCGGCGGGCGTCGCGGAGCGGATCGCGTCGTTCTTGCGCGACCGGGCGTGA
- a CDS encoding Uma2 family endonuclease: protein MVNAAHHRFSFAEYVDLVEDSRVKLEFLDGQVWAMSGGSPDHARVTANVTTLLTAALRGKPYAVYSPDLRVRSKATGLGTYADVTVICGRVELDSDDPRRHTALNPRVVVEVLSPSTDEYDRGAKLEHYKTILSLEEIVLVAHDKQEIAIVRREAETWSTHVVREHGTVTLLSLDVSLPLDEVYRDPLATA, encoded by the coding sequence ATGGTCAACGCGGCCCACCACCGCTTCTCCTTCGCCGAGTACGTCGATCTCGTCGAGGACTCGCGGGTGAAGCTCGAGTTCCTCGATGGCCAGGTCTGGGCGATGTCTGGCGGCTCGCCCGATCACGCGCGCGTCACGGCGAACGTGACGACGCTCCTGACCGCCGCTCTGCGCGGCAAGCCGTACGCCGTCTACAGCCCCGATCTGCGCGTTCGCTCGAAGGCGACGGGGCTCGGCACCTACGCCGACGTCACCGTCATATGCGGACGGGTGGAGCTCGATTCCGACGATCCGAGGCGGCATACGGCCCTCAACCCACGCGTCGTGGTGGAGGTGCTCAGCCCTTCGACCGACGAGTATGACCGCGGCGCGAAGCTCGAGCACTACAAGACGATCCTCTCGCTCGAGGAGATCGTCCTCGTGGCCCACGACAAACAGGAGATCGCGATCGTGCGGCGCGAGGCTGAGACGTGGTCCACGCACGTCGTTCGCGAGCACGGCACCGTCACGCTCCTCTCGCTCGACGTCTCGTTGCCGCTCGACGAAGTGTATCGGGATCCTCTCGCCACCGCTTGA
- a CDS encoding sulfatase-like hydrolase/transferase, whose amino-acid sequence MPRLRALLLGGLLGGLLGGVALGCSRGASTTSDSTTTTQGAPLASASGKPAAKDAAKDAAVIDFVAKADDCTFGHRGVLLDLGDPSMRARMSGTRLTKPDAEVREREGASWLSVRARSLELTFVSSVETRPEAGVVIEARARGGLAKSASAYLNGKPIGALSFAKGETQIVSTHAQGVIQRGQNELLLRFNGGSKQQHDALAEIDWVRVGPYDGDAPYAAPTRGDALTTLAIAGTPRRVVSLRAPGFDRCPAFIPNNSVLEGFVGVTGGEAEAEVRVVVDRAEPRVVGSFHLGGPNDPPGWRPLALPLGEVGTVAAIELVAKTSTKGARVAFGEARVVAPPSPPPAAAPPKARGVIVVALGSTSRRLLAQHGGTIALPELDALASGGTVFESHRATSSFANGALASMLTGLTPREHGVADPDAALGASPFIVAEAARQAGVMTALFTANPTTTQAFGFGRGWETFAAKMPADDDPSATLFEDAGKWLEQHKDDRFLLVLHARGGHPPWDVTPEEAKDLPPTYQGGLDPRHAAEVIAKAKKTGSGRLPDADRERAFALHARALAAHDAALGALAARVRTLGRDKDTVWIVTGDVGLDTAARIPFLEEDTLDEGSLAIPLVVRAPSAAPRPRTDAPTSSIDVAPTILDALGLAPPPQLRGTSLLRLAAGPPAATERVLVASSSARFSARWGTFAIVGTRDREPKICNLTLDAECLSDVRASHPIATEALHALVWTDILKMDAKTSDPPSPRANADGPTSAALHAWGR is encoded by the coding sequence ATGCCTCGGCTCCGCGCTCTTTTGCTTGGCGGCTTGCTTGGCGGCTTGCTTGGCGGCGTCGCGCTGGGCTGTTCGCGCGGAGCGAGCACGACGAGCGACTCCACGACGACGACGCAGGGAGCGCCGCTCGCCTCGGCGTCGGGCAAGCCCGCGGCGAAGGACGCGGCGAAGGACGCGGCCGTGATCGACTTCGTCGCGAAGGCGGACGACTGCACGTTCGGTCATCGCGGCGTGCTCCTCGACCTCGGCGATCCGTCGATGCGCGCGCGCATGTCCGGCACGAGGCTCACGAAGCCGGACGCGGAGGTGCGCGAGCGCGAGGGCGCGTCGTGGCTCAGCGTCCGCGCGCGCTCGCTGGAGCTCACGTTCGTGTCGTCGGTCGAGACGAGGCCCGAGGCCGGCGTCGTCATCGAGGCGCGGGCGCGCGGCGGCCTCGCGAAGAGCGCGTCGGCGTACCTCAACGGCAAGCCGATCGGCGCCCTCTCCTTCGCGAAGGGCGAGACGCAGATCGTCTCCACCCACGCGCAGGGCGTCATCCAGCGCGGACAGAACGAGCTCCTCCTCCGCTTCAACGGCGGCTCGAAGCAGCAGCACGACGCGCTCGCGGAGATCGACTGGGTCCGCGTCGGCCCCTACGACGGCGACGCCCCGTACGCCGCGCCCACGCGCGGCGACGCGCTCACCACGCTCGCCATCGCCGGCACGCCGCGCCGCGTCGTCTCGCTCCGCGCCCCAGGCTTCGATCGCTGCCCCGCCTTCATCCCGAACAACAGCGTGCTCGAGGGCTTCGTCGGCGTGACCGGCGGCGAGGCGGAGGCGGAGGTCCGCGTCGTCGTCGATCGCGCGGAGCCGCGCGTGGTCGGCAGCTTCCACCTCGGCGGCCCGAACGATCCGCCGGGCTGGCGTCCGCTCGCGCTCCCGCTCGGCGAGGTCGGCACCGTCGCCGCGATCGAGCTCGTCGCGAAGACGAGCACGAAGGGCGCGCGCGTCGCGTTCGGCGAAGCGCGCGTCGTCGCGCCGCCCTCTCCGCCGCCCGCCGCCGCGCCGCCCAAGGCGCGCGGCGTCATCGTCGTCGCGCTCGGCTCGACCTCGCGCCGCCTCCTCGCGCAGCACGGCGGCACCATCGCGCTGCCGGAGCTCGACGCCCTCGCGAGCGGCGGCACGGTCTTCGAATCGCATCGCGCGACCTCGAGCTTCGCGAACGGCGCGCTGGCCTCGATGCTCACCGGCCTCACCCCGCGCGAGCACGGCGTCGCCGACCCGGACGCGGCGCTCGGCGCGTCGCCCTTCATCGTCGCCGAGGCGGCGCGGCAGGCGGGCGTGATGACGGCGCTCTTCACCGCGAACCCGACGACGACGCAGGCCTTCGGCTTCGGCCGCGGCTGGGAGACGTTCGCGGCGAAGATGCCGGCCGACGACGACCCGTCCGCGACGCTCTTCGAGGACGCGGGCAAGTGGCTCGAGCAGCACAAGGACGATCGCTTCCTCCTCGTGCTCCACGCGCGCGGCGGCCATCCCCCGTGGGACGTGACGCCGGAGGAGGCGAAGGACCTCCCGCCCACGTATCAGGGCGGCCTCGATCCGAGGCACGCCGCCGAGGTCATCGCGAAGGCGAAGAAGACCGGGAGCGGCCGTCTCCCCGACGCCGACCGCGAGCGAGCCTTCGCCCTCCACGCGCGCGCGCTGGCCGCGCACGACGCCGCCCTCGGCGCGCTCGCGGCCCGCGTCCGCACGCTGGGCCGCGACAAGGACACGGTGTGGATCGTGACCGGCGACGTGGGTCTCGACACCGCCGCGCGCATCCCGTTCCTCGAGGAGGACACGCTCGACGAGGGCTCGCTCGCGATCCCGCTCGTCGTTCGCGCGCCCTCCGCCGCGCCCCGCCCCCGCACCGACGCCCCGACGAGCAGCATCGACGTGGCCCCGACGATCCTGGACGCGCTGGGCCTGGCGCCGCCCCCCCAGCTCCGCGGCACGAGCCTCCTCCGCCTGGCGGCGGGCCCGCCGGCCGCCACGGAGCGCGTGCTCGTCGCGTCCTCGTCCGCGCGCTTCTCGGCGCGCTGGGGCACCTTCGCGATCGTGGGCACGCGCGACCGCGAGCCGAAGATCTGCAACCTGACGCTGGACGCCGAGTGCCTGAGCGACGTGCGCGCGAGCCACCCGATCGCGACCGAGGCGCTCCACGCCCTCGTCTGGACGGACATCCTGAAGATGGACGCCAAGACGTCGGATCCCCCAAGCCCGCGCGCCAACGCCGACGGTCCAACCTCAGCCGCCCTCCACGCCTGGGGCCGCTGA
- a CDS encoding addiction module protein: protein MAAIDMLAGILNLPVEERAKLALELLRSLDGEPESGVAEAWDEEIERRGAEVDAGTADTMTLEQYRAHVRLRRAARSRA from the coding sequence ATGGCTGCGATCGACATGCTCGCGGGCATCCTCAACCTGCCCGTCGAAGAACGCGCCAAGCTCGCTCTCGAGCTGCTGCGTAGTCTCGATGGCGAGCCCGAATCGGGGGTCGCCGAGGCCTGGGACGAAGAGATCGAGCGTCGCGGAGCAGAGGTTGATGCCGGAACGGCCGACACGATGACGTTGGAGCAATATCGCGCGCACGTTCGGCTCCGGCGCGCTGCTCGCTCTCGTGCATGA
- a CDS encoding CDP-alcohol phosphatidyltransferase family protein, with amino-acid sequence MIGTAIEVYRATRKKHDLLFNLYLMRPIAALVVVVFGKTPITPNQVTLLNLAIFIVAAALFIALPTFTGGLIAVLVLEVSYCLDCVDGMLARHKKIASKEGHLFDFFTDEMKAILLAASIPIRLWRSGGYAPGLRFPPPVWEPDDARFLFAAIAGAVIVASATSFTNFWRRPELTGKATTVEAHYETVEQVKPKSLVGKVASLVGTFLRFLNHYPSHLWIFALAGRLDVFFWMYIALNGAYLGLGWLKIVRRFGRG; translated from the coding sequence ATGATTGGAACGGCGATCGAGGTCTACCGCGCGACGCGGAAGAAGCACGACCTCCTGTTCAACCTGTACCTGATGCGTCCGATCGCGGCGCTCGTCGTCGTCGTGTTCGGCAAGACGCCGATCACGCCGAACCAGGTCACGCTCCTCAACCTCGCGATCTTCATCGTCGCGGCGGCTCTCTTCATCGCGCTGCCCACCTTCACGGGTGGACTCATCGCGGTGCTGGTCCTCGAGGTCTCGTATTGCCTCGACTGCGTCGACGGCATGCTCGCGCGGCACAAGAAGATCGCGTCGAAGGAGGGGCACCTCTTCGATTTCTTCACCGACGAGATGAAGGCGATCCTGCTCGCGGCGTCGATCCCGATCCGGTTGTGGCGGAGCGGCGGGTACGCGCCGGGGCTGCGCTTCCCGCCGCCGGTCTGGGAGCCGGACGATGCGCGCTTCCTCTTCGCGGCGATCGCCGGCGCGGTGATCGTCGCGTCGGCCACGTCGTTCACGAACTTCTGGCGCCGCCCCGAGCTCACGGGCAAGGCGACGACGGTCGAGGCGCACTACGAGACGGTGGAGCAGGTGAAGCCGAAGTCCCTCGTCGGCAAGGTCGCGAGCCTCGTCGGGACGTTCCTGCGCTTCTTGAACCACTACCCGAGCCACCTCTGGATCTTCGCGCTGGCGGGGAGGCTCGACGTGTTCTTTTGGATGTATATTGCATTGAATGGAGCCTACCTCGGGTTGGGCTGGCTCAAGATCGTGCGCCGCTTCGGGCGCGGCTGA
- a CDS encoding cyclic nucleotide-binding domain-containing protein codes for MTIVQDLRSLPLFHTIPEDRLGQLVDAFRVVKHPNGAVLFAAGEIATKFEILTKGEVVIEENVSNGTPSAAAGTRLTLRNLAPLGELGALTGLPRSTTATATSDVEVLSVGVGDLLGFFDKNPDLGLQFYRNLLGIVSDKIRRDRSRLDDMRTNLVRTQKAMKKMREQIEEAEETELSKPLYDTLDQLINNNRRANYRVSPTKLYPAHVRLDDGKTVPVLELSEGYVKVEGKAAEMTQDPQFWTGVLVVPTDEILLSGSVLREADNGVVVKLDTPIDEYKTKLDDYTTRVQLLDFVV; via the coding sequence GTGACGATCGTTCAAGACCTCCGCTCGTTGCCGCTCTTCCACACGATCCCCGAGGACCGCCTCGGTCAGCTCGTCGACGCTTTCCGCGTCGTGAAGCATCCGAACGGCGCCGTCCTCTTCGCCGCGGGAGAGATCGCGACGAAGTTCGAGATCCTCACGAAGGGCGAGGTCGTCATCGAGGAGAACGTCTCGAACGGCACGCCCTCCGCCGCGGCGGGCACGCGCCTCACGCTCCGGAACCTCGCGCCCCTCGGCGAGCTCGGCGCCCTCACCGGCCTCCCGCGCAGCACGACCGCGACCGCGACGAGCGACGTCGAGGTCCTCTCCGTCGGCGTCGGCGACCTCCTCGGGTTCTTCGACAAGAACCCGGACCTCGGGCTCCAGTTCTACCGGAACCTCCTCGGCATCGTGAGCGACAAGATCCGCCGCGACCGCTCGCGCCTCGACGACATGCGCACGAACCTCGTCCGCACGCAGAAGGCGATGAAGAAGATGCGCGAGCAGATCGAGGAGGCGGAGGAGACGGAGCTCTCGAAGCCGCTCTACGACACGCTCGATCAGCTCATCAACAACAACCGCCGCGCGAACTACCGCGTCTCGCCGACGAAGCTCTACCCCGCCCACGTCCGCCTCGACGACGGCAAGACGGTCCCCGTCCTCGAGCTCTCCGAGGGCTACGTGAAGGTCGAGGGCAAGGCCGCGGAGATGACGCAGGACCCGCAGTTCTGGACCGGCGTCCTCGTCGTCCCGACCGACGAGATCCTCCTCAGCGGCTCCGTCCTCCGCGAGGCGGACAACGGCGTGGTCGTGAAGCTCGACACGCCGATCGACGAGTACAAGACGAAGCTCGACGACTACACCACGCGCGTCCAGCTCCTCGACTTCGTCGTCTGA
- a CDS encoding DUF790 family protein — MLTADLVDARRKDGELLLRPLDAEGRAEAIAIATALLDDAHALVGRRRDEVEDAWGAATAEARRPKLAAGLKKLAADACTFEASSEADPIALRRTLFLAAAKARKEGTFDRAALVAAAGDPVHVERALFSDLKSEHVLQAPPAVTPAALVESWELGQAQAVLLTAVRVTCELSSSSAGLVRAFFAKLKFHQLLFSAERTGDGWTITIDGPYSMFDAVTKYGLRLALVLGALRPLERWSLTADIRWGKQRDPLVFRLASTNEGASADAEPHLSDEVRELVAAIATQKGAWRAKPATAILDVPGRGVCIPDLELTKKGSKDVVYVEVLGYWSRDAVWKRIELAESGALGARVVFAVSSRLRVSAEALGEDAPASLYVYKGKMSARALVTHAERLTQCRP; from the coding sequence ATGCTTACCGCTGACCTCGTCGACGCGCGGCGCAAGGACGGCGAGCTCCTCCTCCGCCCGCTCGACGCGGAGGGCCGCGCGGAGGCGATCGCGATCGCGACCGCGCTCCTCGACGACGCGCACGCCCTCGTCGGCCGCCGTCGCGACGAGGTCGAAGACGCGTGGGGCGCCGCGACCGCGGAGGCGCGCCGCCCGAAGCTCGCCGCGGGCCTCAAGAAGCTCGCCGCCGACGCGTGCACCTTCGAGGCCTCCTCGGAGGCGGATCCCATCGCGCTCCGGCGCACGCTCTTCCTCGCCGCCGCGAAGGCGCGGAAGGAGGGCACCTTCGATCGCGCCGCGCTCGTCGCGGCGGCCGGCGATCCGGTCCACGTCGAGCGCGCGCTCTTCTCCGACCTCAAGAGCGAGCACGTGCTGCAAGCGCCGCCCGCCGTCACGCCGGCGGCGCTCGTGGAGTCGTGGGAGCTCGGGCAAGCGCAGGCGGTGCTGCTCACCGCGGTCCGCGTCACGTGCGAGCTCTCCTCTTCGTCGGCCGGCCTCGTCCGCGCGTTCTTCGCGAAGCTCAAGTTCCATCAGCTCCTCTTCTCTGCGGAGCGCACCGGCGACGGCTGGACGATCACGATCGACGGCCCGTATTCGATGTTCGACGCGGTCACGAAGTACGGACTTCGTCTCGCGCTCGTCCTCGGCGCGCTCCGTCCGCTCGAGCGCTGGTCGCTCACGGCCGACATCCGCTGGGGCAAGCAGCGCGATCCGCTCGTGTTCCGCCTCGCGTCGACGAACGAGGGCGCGTCGGCCGACGCCGAGCCACACCTCAGCGACGAGGTCCGCGAGCTCGTCGCCGCGATCGCGACGCAGAAGGGCGCGTGGCGCGCGAAGCCGGCGACCGCGATCCTCGACGTACCCGGCCGCGGGGTGTGCATCCCGGACCTCGAGCTGACGAAGAAGGGCTCGAAGGACGTCGTCTACGTCGAGGTGCTCGGCTACTGGAGCCGCGACGCGGTGTGGAAGCGCATCGAGCTCGCGGAGTCGGGCGCCCTCGGCGCGCGCGTCGTCTTCGCGGTCAGCTCCCGCCTCCGCGTCAGCGCAGAGGCCCTCGGCGAAGACGCGCCCGCCTCGCTCTACGTCTACAAAGGCAAGATGAGCGCACGCGCGCTCGTGACGCACGCGGAGCGCTTGACCCAGTGTCGGCCGTAA